A region of Hydrogenimonas cancrithermarum DNA encodes the following proteins:
- a CDS encoding glycogen/starch/alpha-glucan phosphorylase: MAYFCTEFGLHHTLPIYSGGFGFLAGDILKETSDMGLPMVGVGFMYPQGYVRQVIGSDGWQQGANETIDKDCAPIERNDPWDRQISSHLYTPDMNQGLRQQIVLGIGGYRMLEEIGIEYSILHLNEGHPTCVLFERVRVFIEDGGLSLDEAIEKVKRTSIFTTHTPLQAATEVYSFNMMSNYFEDYRKRLGHRWRDVKRYDRRRCALRYDRASDACRDRQGRNSHRRTDSL; the protein is encoded by the coding sequence GTGGCCTATTTCTGCACCGAGTTCGGTCTGCACCACACCCTTCCGATCTATTCGGGCGGGTTCGGTTTTCTGGCCGGAGACATCCTCAAAGAGACGAGCGACATGGGACTGCCGATGGTCGGCGTGGGATTCATGTATCCGCAGGGATACGTCAGGCAGGTGATCGGCAGCGACGGCTGGCAGCAGGGAGCCAACGAGACGATCGACAAAGATTGCGCGCCGATCGAACGGAACGATCCGTGGGATCGCCAGATCTCCTCCCACCTCTACACCCCCGACATGAACCAGGGGCTGAGGCAGCAGATCGTGCTGGGCATCGGAGGGTATCGGATGCTGGAGGAGATCGGAATCGAATATTCGATCCTCCATCTCAACGAAGGGCATCCCACCTGCGTCCTCTTCGAACGGGTGCGCGTTTTCATAGAAGATGGAGGCCTCTCCCTCGACGAAGCAATCGAAAAGGTGAAAAGAACCTCCATCTTCACGACCCATACCCCGCTTCAGGCCGCCACGGAGGTCTACAGCTTCAACATGATGAGCAACTATTTCGAAGATTACCGGAAACGGCTGGGTCATCGGTGGCGAGACGTCAAACGATACGACAGACGCCGGTGCGCTCTACGATACGATAGAGCGTCTGACGCCTGCCGAGATCGTCAAGGTCGAAATTCCCACAGGCGAACCGATTCTCTATGA
- a CDS encoding M48 family metallopeptidase, with amino-acid sequence MKRIFLALLIPILLITGCAKAPVTGRTQLIMLSPQQEMALGFQAEREIFESEKVTNDPRFVEPVQRVGHRIAKATGLDLDWKFYVIENDKVPNAFCLANGHVFVYTGLFKYIDNDAQLATVMAHEIAHAIAHHVAERISVAQLTGIATAIAAEAIHSSANEYQQLYEAALGIGSQVGVMLPYSRMQESEADHIGLILMAEACYDPREALKFWEKFAKANGGEEPIVYFSTHPATKQRIEQLKRLMPRAMEIYKTCDRSRLTPVKSGEPYAASSTLGERVD; translated from the coding sequence ATGAAACGGATTTTTTTGGCACTTTTGATTCCGATTTTGCTTATCACCGGCTGTGCGAAAGCGCCCGTCACAGGTCGAACGCAACTCATCATGCTCTCGCCCCAGCAGGAGATGGCACTGGGGTTTCAGGCGGAACGGGAGATTTTCGAAAGCGAAAAAGTGACGAACGACCCGCGCTTCGTCGAACCGGTACAGCGTGTCGGACACCGTATCGCCAAAGCGACCGGCCTCGATCTCGACTGGAAATTTTACGTCATCGAAAACGACAAGGTCCCCAACGCTTTCTGCCTCGCCAACGGCCATGTATTCGTCTATACCGGCCTTTTCAAATATATCGACAACGATGCGCAGCTTGCTACGGTCATGGCACACGAAATCGCGCACGCCATCGCCCACCATGTCGCAGAGCGTATCAGCGTCGCCCAATTGACGGGCATCGCCACCGCTATAGCGGCCGAAGCGATACACTCCAGTGCGAACGAATATCAGCAACTCTACGAAGCGGCGCTGGGCATCGGCTCGCAAGTCGGCGTCATGCTTCCCTACTCCAGAATGCAGGAGAGCGAAGCGGACCACATCGGCCTGATCCTGATGGCCGAAGCCTGCTACGATCCCCGCGAAGCGCTGAAGTTTTGGGAAAAGTTCGCCAAAGCCAATGGTGGAGAAGAGCCGATCGTCTATTTCAGCACCCACCCGGCGACAAAGCAAAGAATCGAGCAATTGAAAAGGTTGATGCCCCGAGCCATGGAGATCTACAAAACGTGCGACCGTTCCAGGCTCACACCGGTGAAGAGCGGAGAGCCCTACGCCGCCTCATCGACACTAGGGGAACGAGTCGATTGA
- a CDS encoding tRNA (cytidine(34)-2'-O)-methyltransferase, giving the protein MVNIVLVEPKIAPNTGTIGRLCVNMGASLHLIEPLGFVIEDKRLKRAGLDYWHKLDPAIWPSLDAFLQAHGDKRMWFATTKTDRPYFEADFQPGDFLLFGSETTGLPKELLEANKEKCITIPMTPEGRSLNISISVGIVAYEAVRQNFETFKGLM; this is encoded by the coding sequence ATGGTAAACATTGTACTCGTCGAACCGAAAATCGCCCCGAACACCGGAACGATCGGCCGGCTCTGCGTCAATATGGGAGCATCTTTGCATCTGATCGAGCCGCTTGGGTTCGTCATCGAAGACAAACGCCTCAAACGGGCGGGGCTCGACTACTGGCACAAGCTCGACCCGGCCATCTGGCCCTCACTCGACGCCTTTTTGCAAGCGCACGGCGACAAACGGATGTGGTTTGCGACGACAAAGACCGACCGTCCCTATTTCGAAGCCGACTTTCAGCCGGGTGATTTTCTGTTGTTCGGGAGCGAAACGACGGGATTGCCCAAAGAACTGCTCGAGGCGAACAAAGAGAAGTGTATCACGATACCCATGACGCCGGAGGGACGGAGTCTCAATATCTCTATCAGCGTCGGTATCGTCGCCTACGAAGCGGTGAGGCAAAATTTCGAAACCTTTAAAGGATTGATGTGA
- the dtd gene encoding D-aminoacyl-tRNA deacylase: MIALLQRVSRSSVTIDGEKVAEIGHGFNILLGVFKGDSEADIEKLVPKIVNLRIFADENGKMNRSILDIGGEALVVSQFTLAGNVKKGRRPSFDNAMPPEDAKRLYEKFCETLRAHVPVKTGEFGAMMEVEIVNDGPVTFIVDSKAL, encoded by the coding sequence GTGATCGCCCTGTTGCAGCGTGTCAGCCGCTCATCCGTCACGATCGATGGAGAAAAAGTGGCGGAAATCGGACACGGTTTCAATATCCTGCTCGGTGTTTTCAAGGGCGATAGCGAAGCCGATATCGAAAAACTCGTTCCGAAAATCGTCAATCTGCGCATTTTCGCTGACGAAAACGGCAAAATGAACCGGAGTATTCTCGATATCGGTGGCGAAGCGCTGGTCGTGAGCCAGTTTACACTCGCCGGAAACGTTAAAAAGGGGCGCCGCCCCAGCTTCGATAACGCGATGCCACCAGAGGATGCGAAACGGCTCTATGAGAAGTTTTGCGAGACATTACGGGCCCACGTGCCGGTCAAAACGGGAGAGTTCGGTGCGATGATGGAGGTCGAGATCGTCAACGACGGCCCGGTCACGTTCATCGTCGACTCGAAGGCGCTGTAG
- a CDS encoding ATP/GTP-binding protein — MIRIDTLNASSNGFGFDLTTSSGDRISLSMYDNKSVSLHASDGKGERSFSMSLRHEYGYRFSYKGDGIDAQDRKEIEEAMKIIKPMFQQFLENVEKSDEIPGFKEITNFSQMMRQELPATDTPDMQNMLKDETVGTMDDVLALFEQNEKLLESTKRLFDRLFEQIDGFDFYV; from the coding sequence ATGATTCGGATCGATACACTCAATGCCTCTTCCAACGGTTTCGGCTTTGATCTGACGACGAGTTCCGGCGACAGGATTTCGCTTTCGATGTATGACAATAAAAGTGTTTCTCTGCATGCCAGTGATGGGAAGGGCGAACGCTCCTTTTCGATGAGCCTTCGGCACGAATACGGCTATCGCTTCTCCTATAAAGGCGATGGCATCGACGCGCAGGATCGAAAAGAGATCGAAGAGGCGATGAAGATCATCAAGCCGATGTTTCAGCAGTTTCTCGAAAATGTCGAGAAGAGCGACGAAATTCCGGGTTTCAAAGAGATCACCAATTTCTCCCAGATGATGCGGCAGGAGCTTCCTGCAACCGATACTCCGGATATGCAGAATATGCTCAAAGACGAAACCGTCGGTACGATGGACGACGTTCTCGCACTTTTTGAGCAGAACGAAAAACTCCTCGAGAGTACGAAACGGCTTTTCGACCGGCTATTCGAACAGATCGACGGCTTCGACTTTTACGTGTAA
- the glyS gene encoding glycine--tRNA ligase subunit beta: MTQPLLIEIGVEELPAVPLLKILDDIEKSWAKILEANRLMAEFEFSYTPRRLVLWHPEFLKKQPDSEDEMFGPPVQIAFKDGQPTRAAESFAQKCGVPLSEIGRGEKGGKEVLYYKKTIVGEPSEALLDEMVKTWIGSMRFGKMMRWGDRKEEFIRPVRWVLALFGSSVPAIELFDVKSSNTTRVHRQVTFEPIPVDSPKAYFEALENGGVELFPDRRRETIQEGFETIEKEYGVNVGHDEELMNEIVAITEYPTPLLGRFDESFLKLPPEVIMTSMKEHQRYFPLFKEGVLNNSFVVVSNAKTDDFSQVIAGNERVLKPRLSDAMFFYENDLKNGLNPEGLKSIVFMDGLGTMYDKSVRESLITTTLAEVYAEPLEKETSKDVGELKALAERAAMLAKADLLTEMVYEFTELQGIMGYYYAKALGEDDLVAVAIRDQYLPSGEESDLPENLFAALLAIAYKFDNLMALFSVGKIPTGSRDPFALRRAAAGIIRIVTHFDIPFNISEMIDYFKKEYAEFDTKELEKFFDERFYKALDANPSIITAVLASGERDVGEIVKKVNALKNITESDEFKEIFTTFKRVANISKDIDLESELTVDPALFEKEEEKRLYEAFEAIVSKEYDDYEMQLDALFSLKPQLDRFFDNVMVNAEDEKLRTNRRNLVGSIYKAFKIVADIKEISI, encoded by the coding sequence ATGACCCAACCCCTTCTTATCGAAATCGGTGTGGAAGAGCTTCCCGCCGTTCCCCTTCTCAAAATACTCGATGATATCGAAAAATCGTGGGCGAAGATTCTCGAGGCCAATCGCCTGATGGCCGAGTTCGAGTTCTCCTACACGCCGCGCCGTCTCGTACTGTGGCATCCCGAGTTTTTGAAAAAGCAGCCCGACAGCGAAGATGAGATGTTCGGACCGCCGGTGCAGATCGCTTTCAAAGATGGTCAGCCGACCCGTGCGGCGGAGAGTTTCGCGCAGAAGTGTGGTGTGCCGCTCAGTGAGATCGGCCGTGGAGAAAAGGGCGGAAAAGAGGTACTTTACTACAAAAAGACCATTGTCGGAGAGCCGAGCGAGGCGCTGCTGGACGAGATGGTCAAAACCTGGATCGGTTCGATGCGCTTTGGGAAGATGATGCGCTGGGGCGATCGCAAAGAGGAGTTCATCCGCCCGGTGCGCTGGGTACTGGCGCTCTTTGGCAGCAGTGTCCCGGCCATCGAGCTCTTCGACGTCAAGAGCTCCAACACCACACGTGTGCATCGGCAGGTGACGTTCGAGCCGATTCCGGTCGATTCGCCGAAAGCCTATTTCGAAGCACTCGAAAACGGAGGTGTCGAACTCTTTCCCGACAGGCGGCGTGAGACGATTCAAGAAGGCTTCGAAACGATCGAAAAAGAGTATGGCGTCAACGTGGGACATGACGAGGAGCTGATGAATGAGATCGTCGCGATCACCGAGTATCCGACGCCGCTGCTCGGACGTTTCGACGAGAGCTTTCTAAAACTGCCACCGGAAGTGATCATGACCAGTATGAAGGAGCATCAGCGCTACTTTCCTCTCTTCAAAGAGGGGGTGCTAAACAACAGCTTCGTCGTCGTCTCCAACGCCAAAACCGATGACTTTTCGCAAGTGATCGCAGGGAACGAACGGGTCCTCAAACCGCGTTTGAGCGATGCGATGTTCTTTTATGAAAACGACCTGAAAAACGGCCTGAACCCGGAAGGGCTCAAAAGCATCGTCTTCATGGACGGCCTCGGGACGATGTATGACAAGAGTGTGCGCGAGAGTCTCATTACGACGACACTGGCGGAAGTCTATGCCGAACCGCTCGAAAAAGAGACCTCCAAAGATGTGGGTGAGCTCAAAGCGCTGGCCGAACGCGCCGCGATGCTGGCAAAAGCGGACCTTCTGACCGAAATGGTCTACGAGTTTACCGAGTTGCAGGGGATCATGGGGTACTACTACGCGAAAGCGTTGGGCGAGGACGACCTGGTCGCCGTCGCCATACGTGACCAGTATCTCCCAAGCGGCGAAGAGAGCGACCTGCCCGAAAACCTTTTTGCCGCACTTCTGGCCATCGCCTACAAGTTCGACAACCTGATGGCGCTCTTCTCGGTCGGCAAGATCCCGACCGGTTCGCGCGACCCGTTCGCCTTGCGCCGGGCAGCGGCCGGCATCATCCGCATCGTGACGCATTTCGATATTCCATTCAACATTTCTGAGATGATCGACTACTTCAAAAAAGAGTATGCGGAGTTTGACACCAAAGAGCTCGAGAAGTTTTTCGACGAACGATTCTACAAAGCACTCGACGCCAACCCGTCGATCATCACGGCGGTACTCGCCAGCGGTGAGCGTGACGTGGGCGAGATCGTCAAGAAGGTGAACGCACTCAAAAACATTACCGAAAGCGACGAGTTCAAAGAGATATTCACCACTTTCAAACGCGTTGCCAACATCAGCAAAGATATCGACCTCGAAAGCGAACTGACGGTCGATCCGGCACTTTTCGAAAAAGAGGAGGAAAAAAGACTTTACGAAGCCTTCGAGGCAATCGTCTCTAAGGAGTACGACGATTACGAAATGCAGCTCGATGCGCTCTTCTCTCTCAAGCCTCAGCTCGACCGCTTTTTCGACAATGTCATGGTCAATGCCGAGGACGAGAAACTCCGTACCAACCGAAGAAACCTTGTCGGATCGATCTACAAAGCGTTCAAAATCGTCGCAGATATCAAAGAGATAAGCATTTAA